In Lytechinus variegatus isolate NC3 chromosome 6, Lvar_3.0, whole genome shotgun sequence, the DNA window GAAGAATAAGATGAGTACAACAAATAATTTGagcttttatatattttaatgaaGAATAATGTTCATTCTTTCGAATTCTTGAATTGATTTAAGTATTGGTATTCTGGATGAGAATTTGATGCATTTCTCTCTGATTTCATTTTCGTCGTCGAGACTTCTCGCGTGAAGTTGAGATGATGTAGTAGCGCAGCGCAGAGGCGTGATGTCATGTACTATCGATAAACGCAACCGGTAACGTTCCTCTGAGCTCGGTGTTGGAGCTCGGTTCAGCGGACTTTTTACGCTCTCAGCACCAACAccgaacaccgtacttgaaatcacacAATATGACCGATTACAAATGAGGACTCATTAAGTACTATAACGTactaccgtcggtgaatggggatgatagtaaaatgtcagaaattgtcaaataaatccccagaaatgaCGGTTATTCTCGTCTAAGTGACGTGTATAGAGTTTTGTGCTGCTATCAGTTTTGATGATTTAAATTGCGCTCTAGTACATCACAAAATAATCGCTTGAACTTTTTTCAGTTGTGCAATCAGATTTTGATTATCACtattaataattttgatatagtttttattagtaaataatgattattagaAATAAGAGGTCcggaaataataatttatggACCTCTTTTAACTCTAAACATCGAACGTCTTCGTTCAGCTGCGTGTGACTTCGTTCAGAAAACAAGCTCGCGTGCATCAACAGCATGCATTTCCAATTCAGTTGGCTGATATGTCTGATGTTTGGGAGAGTGCCGTATTTGGAAGGGTGTCAATTTTCCCGGTCGTCTGGAacgggggggtggggggggcacctacattgacgagtggataccatgggcgaccaaaaaaaacgttaaaaaaggatgtctttttttccagattgGGCATGTTgtgtacgtaacgtgataaggttgtcaaaaacacaaaaataattgaaaaaatggtATCTATTTCATTAGGAAAGCTACGAGTTttgggtcaaatttgcggggatgataaaacaataaaatgtttttaaaaaggatacctttttgccccaaaactacGTGTGtagagtccgatttgtgcgACGTGTGGAatgtggggtcgtactaaaccaaatgatatgtaaagtaaaaccgacgaccgaccaACCCGTGAGATATcactttacttgtttaggggttcatttcaaggaatacttgtcaagagtatcgttttgattccaatacttgttaaaggaggggtttcacacgccaatacttgttaaggggtgcattttcagaatatgaaaattatgtgtttaggatgctttcgagaccccatggtcgcgcatggaaTCCACTCATCAATGAAAGTGCAgaatcaaagtcatttaacacCATTTTTCAGttcattaaagcctctgaaatgtcccatacaaATGGCGCGTGAATTCTTGGACTTGATAATCGACTTCTTCAACATAGTTCTTCGAGTTCTTCAACATAGATCATctcatttaaatatattttagccACGTCTTTCATAGAGAATTCAGACTCAGAGCTCTATTTTGTTTTGGTGTCGAATCTAGTAGTAGGATGCCTTGGCTGTAGTAGTCTTTGATATATACACTGAAGTTAGCCATCAAAATTCAAGCTCGGTGTGAAAGCATCATATTTgcttctgaaaaagaaaatgttaatttgtATATAACCATGGCAATGCATTTACGAAATTTGATTTTCCCTCCTTTTTCAGTGTGTCTGAGGGCTGTGGGTGGTGAAGTCGGAGCAACCTCAACTCTTGCCCCCAAGATCGGTCCTCTTGGTTTGGTGAGTTTTACATCttgcaacatttcatgtgaAGTGTGATGATTCTGTagatgtcaaaattttcttttgtgtgtgtgtgtgtgggggggggggattctgTTCCATAAGACTGTTAGTGTGATATACATTTCTACATTTAaccggacatggtggctcagtggtagagcgtccgcctcatgaacaggaggtcgtgggttcgatcctcggccgagtcataccaaagacttataaaattgggaccttctgccttcttgctaggcactcagcatttagattggagaagggtaataataacataatactatgcagggcccgctggtagagcagtttcctaactgaagtggctaccctgggtaaataaaacattattattattattctatgaAACAAAGTATAACTCAGTTCAGCACTTCTACATACAATATGAAGAATGTCCGATTGTGGTGAACCAGTACATACTTCTTTGCCAGCCTGCAAGAATAATGTTTTAACAGTAACGTTGTATAGTTAACAAGCCACCGTTCAACAAATTGTTATGCCATGGCGGAGTGGTCTAAAGCGCCGAATAGGCATTTTGAAAGTTCGGGTTTTGACCCCCGGCAacggtaggggaaggcggggtaagttgagcataggggcaagttgagccaccaaccgcaggccaataatgaatgagtcagacattgtggtggtgtcatgtattgatgacccatagcataacccctaaccccaccacattgtttccaactttgaaacaaaaagtagttttttagagggaaaaatgtgaatttcagccaaaaaagtaaaaaagagtgtgaaatagataagtgctttataaacacacacgtctttaaatataataaagacatgataacaacattattagtccaggtatggatcttcattcttgtcatagtcttttatatgatggatgcataataaatgtgtggatacaaaattatcgcactaagtttggactggggtaagttgagccaaacagcatggggcaagttgagccatggtaattcctatggtaatgtatcttaaaaaacaaaccataaaaatcgattgaaatacaggctgaaaggagcaaattaacatgactgctcttttccttttacaggatgttagtatttatagagaattagcaagtgaaaagactttaaacaaaacattgacatgctggttctccccccatacattttgtacatagtttttgtggctcaacttaccccagaaggtggctcaaacttaccccatatatggggcaagttgagccatttgacatcagttttttcaaaggtcacgatgactttcagtgttggggtagaaagttatatataggtggaatatatttcagaagaatgaaatttcaaagcaaggtacttattttgacaagattattaatcatatcaattctaacatgcaaaaagcaaaaactgtcacaacttaccccgccttcccctacctatGCCCGCCTGCAAGGCATTTAATGAGCAGTTCTTTTTTAtcctcaaataaaaataaacgcAAATGCTACGTGCATTCCCGGAAACTCTGTATGGACTCTTTTAAGCAAAGATTATGGTACTGTAAAGATTTAAAGTGTGCATTCGTTACTGGAACTTTTATTCATTAACGAAAGCATCTTTATTTCCGAGAAGTGAATTAGGGCTCTTCTATTTTTGGCGGTGCTCTGTCACAAccacaaaattcaaatgttccaATAAATGTCAAACATTGTCTGAATGTCAGGCGACGTTCACATGCATGTATCAACCTTTTCACGAAAGACTAAGAATGGTGATGAAGGGAATATGACATAgggatgatattttttttgtaacccCCTTTCCCCTTTGGGTCTTCTTGTAGAATTGTTTTAAACAAATGGCTTATATTGTGATGGGATATGCATCCTGGATACACAACTTTAATGAAAAGGTTTATATAGAAGTTCCAATGTCACACacaataattttcctggtatcgcatcgcaatttgcttcacattttttaaagactagtAGGTAtacataaagtcttttgtatagcatatttttacataggactgtacattactttggttgagagcctttctctcctgaccaaaaatgctattcaaatttgtaaagcaaaattattccctgtcaCAATGGTATTTCAAAATATCTATATTGGATGGCTCTGAAtcgaataccagaaatattccaagagtttgggCAAATATTCCACGAATTgcagatgagtggaatattggccctagcaagtggaatatttctggtatgcTATGAAAaaaagccatccaatataattatcatctatCCCACCCCTTGCAatcaaaaagagagaaatttgATTGAACAAGTCATATCCATTTATCACAATTGCATCACTTCATAAGATCAATTTTGGTCGTTGACATGCGACTTGCGTGTAGttcattgtgacgtaattggtCGTCGTCATGCTCTTATGCTGCGCATCacattgctttcattgttgtatgcattttttttcacgcATTCGCGCATGTGCACAATACTGTTGAACATGCTCTCATATTCAATAACGaattttgtacaggagcctaCTGGATGATCTTTGGATTTTCGGTTATTCTAGGGATATTCTCTGATACTAGGcaaattgatgcagaccaaaatacatgtttttaatGTATGGCTAAAACactctttatacatgtagatgataatCTATTATATTACAAACCTTAGTTTCAGACCAATGTTCAGAATGATTTGGATACAGAAGGTCTCTCGCTCATGGCCATACACAGCAGTTAGGGGGAGATATATGTATACTTGTATGTACAAAcataccaggctttgagtaagtatagtgggaattatttaactgaggttggactggcattactatttttccGATGGGCGAATCCTTGAGGGAAAAAATAGTGATTATGCCAGTACGACCGAGGATGCATAATTCCCGCtatacttttgaaaaaaaaggcctggtatatttgttttatatcctactttaaTAAATTATAGAAATAGATCTTGATAATCTAGTTCTTGTACTCTTAGATCatcctttttttaatctgaatcaAACCAACTGTGCTGACTGACCTACTTTTCCTGAAGCGCTTAGCTACGCGCTCAGTGCGCGGAACGCTTATTAGTGCTCGTGCCAtcatgatctgtgacgtcaatgatggaatagtcgactattccatcattgacgtcacggaATAGCACTTTTTCTTCggtgggcgtttcattttcGACATCACAAAATAGTGAGAATATCTTTgatcacatgatgctatttaatCAATCAACATACAGGATTTGatttatgtaggatataaaaatatatatataattttttttcattggtcaTGATCATTCAATGGCAAGAGAAATGTGCtattctgtaaaaaaatcacttgttgatcaaattttcaattagGGTCTGCACCTGAAGACTAGCTGCTTCGTGCTTACTATCTTTGAGTGAATGAAGTGAGCGAATCTAATTGAACAGACAGAAGATCTTGGTCTATAATATGATATTCAAATCTCTCCACAACAGTCCCCCAAGAAGGTCGGTGACGACATCGCCAAGGCAACCCAGGAATGGAAGGGTCTGAAGATCACTGTCATGTTGACCATTCAGAACCGTCAGGCCAAGGTCAGTGTGGTCCCAAGTGCTTCATCCCTCATCATCAGAGCTCTGAAGGAACCTCCTCGTGATAGAAAGAAGGTCAAGAACAGTAAgttaaaataagtaaaataaaagattgggataggtgggggggggggggggaccgggGGAAGTCATTCTTTACTTGACCATTTGATGTCAcatatgaacaactttccctttgatggactataaaatacccccaaaatgtctctttttgctttttcttatcgTGATACAGACtatatccattatgtattctgtaaaaatctgtattacatgcccccctatagaaagaacacatgatctaccgataaatgtgataaaaagaggcagtttaagtgaaatatatggtcaattccagccaaatgttgcatttttccattttcaaaaatttctttttggagcaattttgtttatactgtttataagtatacagtttaaggtttacaaaaacacacttatatttactacatgtataccctcattcattcataaaatacgcAATGTACACTCTGTTGTGGTACTAAGATTTCATAGAAAATGTACAACTTTCACCCATCCTTGGCTCCTGGCAAGCAAAGGGTGCTGATGAAAAATCCCACTGTCCTTGTGACCTCCAAGCAATAATTTACCATTAGCTGTATTGTTTTATACGCTGCAGTGAAACTATGaggcacaaaatacatttcaaggtgtgtatgtttgatgtcccataagtcacagttTTGAGCATTAAGTTTCCCTCATATGCTGCCATAGACTCCTGGAGACAAGTATTGGACTTTTTTATCTACCATAGTACATGCTTGCATCAACAAAGCAAGCTGCATCTGTATTGGACTTGAAATAGCAATACTGGGGGGACATACATTtcagtcccataagtcacatgtcccataagttacatatacatatacagttcgtaaaccatgccaccttaaagctgtccatgacagcaaagagagagacaagaatgcttaaaagctggagaacagtatgctgactgtcagaaaaaacagtctgaatatcaaaggcagtgcattgaacaacaaaaaataagtttgcattgtgtgcccagtccagaaagaaggagaaaactgAATATGATCGCTAAAATGCAAAGCTGAGTGCAGGTAAATTGGGTTTGTTTCACCCTAGCTTTTAGTCATTTTTTTAGGTCCAGATCATTCTCTTGGTTTTCTTGTCCCCTTAGAGTATGCATCAACTGTTTTACATATGATGTGAACTTGGTATATACACGTAGTTCCATGGAAACTATTAAAACCTATGtcaatgtcccatcagtcacaaattttgtagTTGAGCGACCCTCTGGATCCTGTCAAAATAAGAGCACCAGTCCTCAGATGCATTTAAGGCTACCATGAGCAGAGCTATTAAAGCCCCTGTAAATGCCAAAAAATTGTTCAGAAGCTAGCAATCAAGTTTTCTCAGAATCATTCCCACCGCCTGCCAATAGAAAGGAACATGCGCATTTAAAGAGGACCAAAGGGTGGTGTCATAATGTCATGAACATCGAATCGCCGGTTCTAAACCTAGTCGCAGCTGCATGATCgtcttacacatttgtatttgcaaaaataatgatttgtgtTGTCCTTGGTTGTTACCATCATTCTGATAGTCGTAAAAGGGCACtggttcataaagcttttcgtaacttaagagcaactttaagaacgaccgatgatccttgtggtaaatgtcatcatataatggcaatgttttagcatataagaaaggatcactagtcattctgaaaagttgctcctaacttacaacagctttatgaaatggccccaggttattttgtttagaaccaggccgccattacaccatgacaactaacatcactttggtactctataaatgatgatgtccttaCAGGCATTCAGAATTTCTATGAAAGAGATGACATATCAACCCAAGCAGCTGGCAAAAAAAGAAGTTGTGATAGGGTGCATCCCCATGGtatattttttaaccaacattttttgtattgcctgaagtgtatagttaatgaatcttgatgttccctttgtcaaatcgtgtcccatggggttccaaattggcaattttggcggccatcttggatttttcatgaaaatcaattattttcatattttttgcacagacaatggtaaatcttccatgtaaatgaatacactttttactatacaattatacatgtacatgcagtttaGATCGTAGAATGCGATTGCAACTGTTTTCTAGACAGTCCaattaatgaattttttttaaaaagaatttatgccaaaattttaatattttttgtcaaaaatttgcctgtgcactgatatccatctgttttatcataaacatcaacagctaatgaaaaatatgagcatttgacacaaaagagagtatattaacaagaatattgattttaatagttcatggcagcattaatgtcttaatttctcacatgtaatacactgtagtgtaaaggtcattttcttaccatactgtatgagacagatagagaaaagCCACATTTATTTGTCCCATCTGTAACAAATATGTCCTATCAttatgtcccatcagtcacaattgaaagtgtgtacattctttctaattgttcatttttcatctgtttgctaaatatttatgattgtaattgtttattgattattttctacttatttgattacagttcttaaaacttgatgacaagttaggaagctttttttttggttaatgttccctttatataaatgaagtgtgtgaaaagatgtttctgccctttgttgaatttatttctgacacaatggcatgaattattaaaggtgTCATCTTATTAGGGAATATTTATTCAtgctgaaattaagtttgacttaaaaagtcatcgagaggaaatgttaattccatgaaatgagatagggtcccatcagtcacattcacttgtcccataagtcacacacgattgcacacaactactgaaacaaatgaaatgaatcaagtcCAATTCAAGTACTGTTAGTGAGCCCTATCACTAGTTAATCTCCAAGCCcaaatctaaaaacattgtcataaaactgagatagatatggcactttgaacaaaagagcccaatttgtgtggtccatggatgtcccataagtcacaatgacatttctgAATATCTAGCACCCTATGCAACCTAGCTGaaagcatacatttttgtatatagtaaGTTTAAGTATTCTTAcagtttaataaagtaaatccatgtttgtgcagctactatttcagatatgcacctcagttatgtggaaaaaagtatcaaatgtcccataagtcacaatggaattgacctaaagtaatggggagagttgttcgcAAGTgacacacatctttgtcgcattgccaatgtgaggatctccatagcattagtaattgcaatattcaaatgctcataattttctcattatttgtccaattttctcaaactttcgttgatctgtttctttcatttttctgttttcacacacaagctatcttgttccaaaggtttcattctcctttaaggttTGCAGCTTTATATTGAGTGCTATGTGATTGTTGCGTACAGGTATTACatagctgccaagtagtacggattttcagtatttagtactgaaaaataagaatactgatagtctcatgcaaaatactgatttctaaagtttccgCTTTATGTGTTGTCTTAggttatttcattgaaaatactggTGTCATCATCAAAATGCTGTTTTTCAGTtttaaaaatgctgaaatgttctttttcaggttggcagctctgctattattctttcttttcctctcttcaTGCACAGTCTCACACAGTGGGAACATCCCCATCGACGCCATCATTGACATCGCCAGGACGATGAGGGAGCGTTCCATGGCTCGTGAACTCAAGGGAACAGTCAAGGAAGTCTTGGGAACGGCTCAGTCTGTAGGATGCACCGTGGAAGGACAGAACCCTCATGATATCATTGAACAGATCAACGATGGAGACATTGAGATCCCAGCGGTGAGTTATTGAGCGGGGTGTTCACAGGGGTCTCcattcataaacccaattatgcggatgATAGCAGCATTATTTGGttgtaaaatcggaggaggaccggAGTTATCCGCATTTTATCGATGCTgccaattatccgcataatagcagcatcgggaccagattttgactttatgaacgcatatccaaagtaatgcggataattgccatggtgcggtcacaaggtcacccttttccaacgcaaccccatcggagggggcgtgtgcagttgccGTGACAATTATCTGCGTTTTTCAGGTCAGGCGcctgtaaaaaaatcaaattattttcggagtttgtgagtgcaatttttattgaattatccgcattactcttaggcggataattggagtATGGGttaatgaaaggggtataacaaAGGAAATTTTGCCTTCAGATTACATCTTCTCAATGTAATGCGGAGAACTGATTCAGATTCAGGATTCATACATgacaaatatcattttaatatttgaCTTGTCAGTGAGGGAAATCAGGGCTGAATATGTTGTGATGACATTGCATCGAGTACTGGCTTGAAGCTTTGAGCAGTGGAAGGTTCATATCCGCTGATACCAATTAATAGTGAAGACCGAGCATTTGAGTAGGAAAATTCAAGTAACGTTTGTTACCTCAACCACCATTTATCCTGTAGATTGGTGACAGGATGTATCCGGAGAGTGACACAACATCTGCTTGTCAGAATTGGTTCTCCGACAATTACTTCTCTGACAATTACTCATCTTACAACTGGTCTTCCCGCTACTGCTCCTCCAACATTtgcttctctctctcttgctcctCCGACATTTTCTCCAGGATTTGTTTGTCTTATGATGTAGGGTTGCAATAGGTTGTTATGTTAGAGTAGGATGCAGTCTTACATTCAGGGTTGAAGATAGTATAATTCAATTAGTGTGTGGAATCTATAGCAGAGTAATTACAGTTTGAGCAATTGTTTCGCAACCACCAGGAGTGGCTGTACAATTAATGTGATGGTCATTGTTTTGACTCATTTGTTAACGTCTGTATCGCATCCGTATGTAATCTGATAATTGTATGTTACTCTTTGCCCGCCAAGGACACTCCTATGCCACATTGATTTCAATTCAAGGTACaaccttaaaggagaatgaaaccattggaacaagatagcttgtgtgaaaacagaaaaaatcaaagaaacacatcaacaaaagttagagaaaaatcagacaaataatgagaaaattatgagcatttgaacatCGCGAttactattgctatggagatagcaaattggcaatgcaacaaagatgtgtggtgtcacttgtgaacaactctccccattaatttagtatatatttcacttgaattacctcatttatcacatctatccataaatcatgtgttctgtctacatgagggcctGTATTACATatcttttaagaatacatcatggataaagagtttgtatcatcattagaaaaagcaaaaagagacattttgagggtattttgtagtccaccaaagggaaagttgttcatcagtgacatcacacatccttgtcgcattgccaatgtgaggatctgcatagcattagtgattgcaatattcaaatgctcataactttaccattatttgtctgatttttctcaaactttatttattcttattctttgatttttctgtttctacacaagtctatttgttccaaaggtttcattcccgtTTAAGAGGGGTTTTACATGGACTAGTATCACATGCTAATTCAGCTCAGAATAGCTTTTGATTAGTTTATTGTGAAGACAAGCTTTGTGTGTATACAGTACAATGCGATGCATACATCACTATTGTGTGTGAACAATAGACCTAATgtcccgtattctgaagttgggatTAACTAAAACtcaagtttaaagttgtggtttaagtatggatagccaattgttacataaatcaccaacagtagagatatcatatttcagctcatatggctctcaaatcattcataattgtcttggaagtataaatagatgattgtcttcaccatcgatgaatgtagaaagaacacagtaaatataagaatcatacaatttaattttttttttacacttatggcttcccataattttagaacagagttagaccatagtCTAAGTTAAACATGACTTCAGAATGTTTATTGTGAAGAGAATgtgactctaattaaacaacaCAGGTGCAGAGTTAATCATTTACCAATGTGCTTGAAGCCATTCCTAACATGCAAACGTCTGTATGATACATCCACTTGGATTCTTATTAAAACTAGTGAAAATCTACCCAATTgacaccttttttttcttttatcttttgcAGGAATGATCTGAACGTGGAAAGCCAGCGGAAGCAAGGAGGAGGCATGATCCTTTGATTTCAGTCCAGTATTTAACATCTCATGCTGTGAATGTGTGATTAAagtcatcattaaaaaaagaacccAGCAATGTCCCATCTGCTTGTGATTTCTGTCAAGGTGTTAATTTTGATGAGTGGTAATCAGAAGGTATAAGTGAAAATTAAAGGCcgagtccacctcagaaaaatgttgatttgaatcaacagagaaaaattagacaagtacaatgttgaaaatttcatcaaaattacatgtataataagaaagttctgacatttcaaagttttgcttatttttaacaagatgaacgagccagttacatccaaatgaga includes these proteins:
- the LOC121416898 gene encoding 60S ribosomal protein L12-like; translation: MPAKFDPNEIKIVCLRAVGGEVGATSTLAPKIGPLGLSPKKVGDDIAKATQEWKGLKITVMLTIQNRQAKVSVVPSASSLIIRALKEPPRDRKKVKNISHSGNIPIDAIIDIARTMRERSMARELKGTVKEVLGTAQSVGCTVEGQNPHDIIEQINDGDIEIPAE